From a single Populus trichocarpa isolate Nisqually-1 chromosome 17, P.trichocarpa_v4.1, whole genome shotgun sequence genomic region:
- the LOC18108769 gene encoding uncharacterized protein LOC18108769 isoform X1, translating into MDSTSTAEADYAAFLEKVKRTVYIDNLSPQVTESVMRTALGQFGTVKNVQFIPNYTGPKNIPCCALVEMECLRQAEAVVSEITQFPFMMSGMPRPARAFRAEVEMFDDRPIKPGRRIQCRWVDRKDPDFEVANKIKRLVRKHAAEDLFLLQQQLAQEEKLAKQQEETLKANYKKFTIIDNVVSDGTAPGLAKFYNMKVFDA; encoded by the exons ATGGATTCTACTTCCACAGCTGAAGCAGACTATGCTGCGTTTCTGGAGAAGGTGAAACGTACTGTTTACATTGACAACCTTTCACCACAAGTGACTGAATCTGTCATGAGAACAGCTCTAGGTCAGTTTGGGACTGTGAAGAATGTGCAGTTTATCCCGAACTACACAGGACCCAAAAATATCCCATGCTGTGCCTTAGTGGAAATGGAGTGTCTTAGACAAGCCGAAGCTGTTGTTTCAGAGATCACCCAGTTCCCCTTCATGATGTCTGGGATGCCTCGGCCTGCTAGAGCATTTCGTGCAGAAGTGGAGATGTTTGATGATCGCCCAATCAAGCCTGGTAGAAGGATACAGTGCCGTTGGGTGGACAGAAAAGACCCTGATTTTGAAGTGGCAAATAAAATTAAGCGTCTTGTCAGAAAGCATGCTGCtgaagatttatttttgctCCAG CAACAGTTGGCCCAAGAAGAGAAGCTTGCAAAGCAGCAAGAGGAAACCCTCAAAGCAAATTATAAGAAGTTCACCATAATAGATAATGTCGTGTCTGACGGAACTGCTCCTGGTTTGGCAAAGTTTTACAACATGAAGGTTTTCGATGCTTGA
- the LOC18108769 gene encoding uncharacterized protein LOC18108769 isoform X2: MDSTSTAEADYAAFLEKVKRTVYIDNLSPQVTESVMRTALGQFGTVKNVQFIPNYTGPKNIPCCALVEMECLRQAEAVVSEITQFPFMMSGMPRPARAFRAEVEMFDDRPIKPGRRIQCRWVDRKDPDFEVANKIKRLVRKHAAEDLFLLQLAQEEKLAKQQEETLKANYKKFTIIDNVVSDGTAPGLAKFYNMKVFDA, translated from the exons ATGGATTCTACTTCCACAGCTGAAGCAGACTATGCTGCGTTTCTGGAGAAGGTGAAACGTACTGTTTACATTGACAACCTTTCACCACAAGTGACTGAATCTGTCATGAGAACAGCTCTAGGTCAGTTTGGGACTGTGAAGAATGTGCAGTTTATCCCGAACTACACAGGACCCAAAAATATCCCATGCTGTGCCTTAGTGGAAATGGAGTGTCTTAGACAAGCCGAAGCTGTTGTTTCAGAGATCACCCAGTTCCCCTTCATGATGTCTGGGATGCCTCGGCCTGCTAGAGCATTTCGTGCAGAAGTGGAGATGTTTGATGATCGCCCAATCAAGCCTGGTAGAAGGATACAGTGCCGTTGGGTGGACAGAAAAGACCCTGATTTTGAAGTGGCAAATAAAATTAAGCGTCTTGTCAGAAAGCATGCTGCtgaagatttatttttgctCCAG TTGGCCCAAGAAGAGAAGCTTGCAAAGCAGCAAGAGGAAACCCTCAAAGCAAATTATAAGAAGTTCACCATAATAGATAATGTCGTGTCTGACGGAACTGCTCCTGGTTTGGCAAAGTTTTACAACATGAAGGTTTTCGATGCTTGA